ATTTAGCTATATGTGTATATACCCTGTTGGTTAATTACTTAAGACGTGGTTAACAGAGTTGGTAGCCAAATTGAAGTTATAGTTAACAACTAAGAATCTTCCACCTAGAACACCAAATACTACTAGGTTACAATTTTGgccaagaaaaataaaaggcaaTTTCTTAGAATTTTGTGTGGGAAGACTTGACTAATAACAGGTACTCAATTCATGATGTGCATGAATAGCATCAGCTTTGGATATTATGGGCTGGGCCCAGTAGTGATCGTTATGAATCATAAGTATTTTGTGGTCATATTTTTATGTGGGAAAGGATATAATTTAACAAACCTCAAGCTGTCGTTTATGCATTATAAACATAGGCACATGTCTCCTTAAATACGTTTCATACACATGTCTCCTTAAATACGTTTCAGACACATGCACATAACATTTCCACCACACGCAAATCACGTAACTGAAAAACTTGACCATACTTGTTCACTATTTGCTGACTCAACGTTACTTCAGTGCTCTCCTCCATTCATATATTTCTtctcaaattaattaatattaactatttCTTTATATAAAATGTTGCAACAACTTCTACAAGAAAGAAAATTCTGCATGAAttcaaattattgaaaaaaatttatattagagAACTTTTATAAAAACTAGTAGGAATGAGCTTCTTCATAAtctaatagaaaaataaaaagtaaattaaaattaattttctattaattaaaattagtttatgcatGATCTTATTTGCGAAAATTCTttcatataactttttttttaatttgcaaattaaactaattttaacttataaaaaagtcaaatttatttttttcttgtttttatgttttataagaGTTTAGAAATTGGTTCAAACAAATCcaaattaacttatatataaaataatttacagaaaattagttttattttttattcttatcttTCATATAAGTTTTTCTTCGACAAATGCTTTGCAATCTTACAGACTtcaacaaaaattatttcttgtGAAAAGTTCATATCACCTTCACCCAAACAAGGTGAAAACTTTTGTATACATACGTACACTATTGTGGAATAGACATAAAATTGATCAGACacttaataactattttataaaaaaatattacacttttttatcaataaaaaataaaataaataataaaaaaaagaatatttcaGGAATATTAAAACCTGTATACAAAAATCAAAAAACTCTCACCACCTATAAATTTATGTCtcttatcactacaagaaaaccatgaaatagaaactaagtttagataccaaaattaattagttattataataactaaattaaaaactattttagaaactaaaaaaactttttgtttctaaattaatttatattattgttaaataatttttaaattggtatctaattaactatacTAAGGTTTTTGTTatcaaatttatttcaatttagaaattatttaacaataatagaaaccaaaatattttttagtctctaaaatatttctaatttagtaACTAGTTAATTTTAGTTcctaaaattggtttttttttttttttttttttaagtgtataTCCACACTTTTACCAGCATAAATGCAATTCAAAACAATCCGAACAACACAAACTGCACAATCCTAACTATTAGCATGAAGTCCACTAACTATTGTTACAATACAAGAACTTCTATAACAAGCCATAGCTACCTAGGAACCTAGAAGCAAAAAACGAAACAAACCTAATTAGTGCAGATTTAGCACACTGTAGAAAAACTCTGCATGTCACAGTTTTATCCCTCCCCTAccaattttaatttctatttcttATATAGTGACTAGATTGGTAGACATAGCTAAGATGTTATCTGCTGAACAATAAAACATAAGAAAATTTGAGCAAATTGACACTTTACGCTCTTtaatcttatataaaaaaaaacttaaaagactCTTAGGATAAGTTTAATATAAGGAAAAATGATTAtgttaaaaaatcattattggtgacaatcataaataattagattatttattgctgataaaaaataataattaaaattttaatttttagaaatcaCGAAAATTAGTTGCTGGTTCATAAGACCATCTTTAGTACAAGATCTTAAAATAAGATATAGTACTACTTTTGTTCTGAGTCACTCAAGCCACATGTAAGATATAGAACCTCTCATAtcattaaattttcaatttataaataactttttgtaGGTCCTACAATAATTGTTTTATAGCaggaaaaacttttaaaataaattttttatttttattattagtttaaaaatattaagagtTTTTGTTATCCTTCGTCATAATTAGTATGTTATCTCTCCTTCTAATGCAAGATATTGTAAATAGTAGatgttacaatttttttaagatcCACCATCAAagatattttaaacatttttaataacagttataaatgtttatttggAATCATACAGTAacatgatatttttaaataaattttaattatttaccacaataaattatataatatgacTGATGTGGTATTTTTACTATaactaaacatttttttctgaaatattttttgaaatttttattttaaaaagtaaatcaaaacaaaaaaacaaacattCTTAATTTcagatttaaaaaaactaaaattcttttcttttatcaaatggCCCCTTAATTATAAAGGAAGTGAGATAATTTTAAACCTGATTATAAAGGAAATTAGGGAATTATAAACTGTGGTCCTTGAGTGGATATTTTATGGAAAATGATGGTTTGACACTGCACCACTTTACATcttactaaatattaatattttaattatttttaacttttttaattttaaaaattattttacattttatattttgtctaatatttcattaatgatatttttttaaaattttttttattataaatattaatattttaatataggTATAAACGGGAGCAGATGTCAAACTATAATCACCCATATTTTATTCAGCGCATTTAGACAATTGGTGTGACTTATCAATGTGTTTAAAGCTGACTGGTACAACTTTCTAGttacagataaaaaaaaattgtttaagaaCAGAAAATATTGTTCCAAAAACAGAAATCTGAAAGAAGAAGGTAGTGGAATCCCTTGTCTCCAATTATCGTTCTGTAACTCCCAAAAATGAAAGATTGTTatagattttatattattgtgaTAAGGAAATGATACCCTAAAAGAAGAACACCcacttaaaaattattataataagcatcagtattttaaattaaaaaattaaaattttaaattattaaataaaggaggtTGAAATATCACCAGCTACGACACGATGACGCAGTACGATAATGAAACGGTACCAAAATGACATCAGAGTTTAGGAACCCTCTTCCTAAATCATGTTTCTCATTGTTCACAAAAAAACAGGTCGCTGTAGCTCCATGCATGTCACACCTTATAAATAGAGCCAAATTCCATATGTTCAGCATTCCTCTCATGCTCTCTCCTTCATCTTTCTTAACAACACCGAACCTTAATATATACTATACCAATGGCTTTCGTTCACTCTATCTTTGCTTCACCAAATCACCCTATATTTTCTCCAAACATTCTGGCTGTAAAGCTCACCCCCGAGCATGCCCACTGTAGTAAAAGCCATAATATCCATATTCCTAAAAGTGGAAAAGTTAGGGTAAGGGTCACTTTATGTATGCTTTATATGAGGGTATTTGAGATTATTTTGTAGCTAGCTGACCCTTCCGAGATATTATAATCTTTCAGGATGATCTTCAAATAAGACATGCTAAAGCATTGGAGGAAGTTAAGCAGGGACTTCTTGGCAACGCAAGAAAAAGTGCAGACCATGGTTTATTTATGGTGGACTCCATCCAAAGATTAGGCATTGAGCACCACTTTGAAGAGGAAATTGAAGCAATTCTTAAAAGGAAGCAGCTGATGCTTAGAGTTAACAGCCATAAGGGAAATGACTATCAAGAACTGTCAGAAGTCGCACTTCAATTTCGTCTGTTAAGACAAGAGGGGTATTACATCCATGCAGGTTTGTGTGCCTTCCTGTCTCaaaagattatatatttattgtatttctaAGGAAATTTCATAATGTTTATATGaatgtgtaatttttttaaaataaaaaacatattttggtCTAGTGACCTGAACGCGTATTGTATTATTAGTTAAATGTGAAAgcataatatttgtttttttttgtcgGTAAAATGCATAATATTTGTATTAACGTTTTAGCATTTATCTTTATCAGATAAAACAAACTAGATAAGGATAATGCTAATGCTTGGGGTTTCTTTTGTACTGACATAGATATTATTGTTTGTTGTTGCATCTTACAGATATATTTGATAAGTTCTTGGACAATAAAGGCAAGCTCAAATTTACATTCTGTGAGGACATCAATGGGTTAGTTGCGTTGTTTGAAGCCTCTCAATTAAGCATAGAAGGAGAAGATAATCTTCATGAGGCAGAGGAATCTAGTCGCCAGTATCTAAATATGTGGTTGTCTAGATTTCATGACCATCCTCAAGTCAAAGTTGTGGCTGATTCATTAAGATATCCTTTTCATAAAAGCTTGCCAAGGTTCATATCGATAAACTCTTTGCAATCACAGAAGACAGAATGGACAAGCTCTTTAAAAGAATTATCCAGAATAGACGCTGACATGATCAGCTCTTTGCATCTGAAGGAGATTTTTGCAGTATCCAAGTAAGTTGCAGTTAATATAAGAGAAATAATATACTCATAACTCGTATTAATTACAAAACCAATTCAATAGATTTATTTCATTGCTTGTTATATcatgaaattatatattatgaagaaTTATAAAGAATTGTATATGAAATATCATTAGTATGTGAAAAATAGTAATGATACATGGGGTAGTATATTAACATGGGTGTGTTTAATTACAGATGGTGGAAAGAGCTAGGTCTGGCAAATGGGTTAACGTTCGCGAGAGACGAACCAATCAAATGGTACATGTGGCCCATGGAATGCCTCCCAGACCCACGATTGTCAGAAGCAAGGATTGAGATCACAAAACCAATCTCCCTGGTTTACATCCTCGATGATATATTTGATTTTTGTGCAAATATTGATGAACTTATTCTCTTTACAGAAGCTGTCAAGAGGTATTTGGTTATTGCTTTGCAAATTCTCAAATTAAGATAACTGCTTGTTCATGAtatattgaaaacaaaattattttattataatataatactttatttaaaaaaaaaaactattatatttTACTACAAAGTCAAATAAACTTTGTTCTAACTCTACAGGTGGGACATGGCAGCCATGGAGCAATTACCTGAGTACATGAAAGGGAGTTTTTTGGCTCTATATAGCATAACTAATGAATTTGCTTTCAAGGTCAACATCAAACACGGATGGAACCCTATATCAACCTTAGTCAAATCGGTAGAGTCTCTTTAAAAGTCTATAATTGTTACGTACAAATATAAAACACACACTAAACACGAGGTTATTTTCATTAACTACAAACAGTATCAGTATCATGTAACAAACATCCTTTAAGAATCAATGATAATTATTGTTGTAATTTGGCTTTGACAGTGGGTAGGGCTCTTGAATGCTTTTCTGGAAGAAGCAAGATGGTTTGGATCAGGGTACGTGCCGAAGGCAGAGGAGTACTTGAAGAACGGAATAGTGAGCACTGGGGTGCATTTGATCCTTGTGCACTCTTTCTTTCTCATAGGTGAGGGTATAACGGAGGAAACAGTTACTCTATTGGATGAGCTCCCAACTCTGATATCTACAACAGCCACTATTCTAAGGTTGTGTGATGACCTGGAAGGAGATCAGGTACGGTGAAAACCAACTTTTTTCTGACAACAAcattaatttcattttaaattatttggaTTTGGACCACAAATAATTCACATTCTGAAAATGTACAACTTGGATAGTttatttactgataaaaaaacatgttaCTCATGGTAATGATGAACACTATCTATTGTGTCTCTGATAGTGAAATTGTTTACTTATAAAACAATGATGCAGGATGTTAACGGTGATGGCAATGATGGGTCGTATTTGAAGTGCTACATGAGGGAGCACCCAGAAGTTTCCATTGAAGAAGCACGGGAGCATGTCAGTGAATTGATTTCAAAAGCATGGAAAAATCTGAACCAAGAATGTCTTACAGATGCAAATCCGTTTCCATCTTCCTTCACCAAAGTTTGCCTCAATGCTGCTCGGATGGTACCTCTCATGTACAGTTATGACAAAAATACTCCATCCAAGCTAGAAGAGTATGTTAAATCTTTGCTTTTATGTGCAAAGAGTCCACAAGATCACACTATTGTTtcataaaataatctttaaaaataaagtatcaTTTCACACGcatattttttctcttattttcacCTTCCAACTACACTGTACCAATCAATTGTTGGTGCTCTTCAGTACATCACTGTTACTCGGTTAGAGCTCTCATTCTTTGACGATAAAGGAACTGACCTAGAAGATCgaaattagaaattaatttagtcATAGGAACAGTGGGTTATTTTAATCACAAATGAGTTTAAAAAGTACAATGAAGGCTTGAATaagtatttttcaaaatattttctaaaatatctcATCTTGAAAACTCTGCTAAAACATGTTTCGTGATAGTTGTGTATGTTGTTGAACAAATTGTGGCTTATGATTCTTCCCAACAAAATGAAAAGCATCCATTCAAGGCACCAGTCATAACAAAGTTCTGATATCATTTGAAcctttattttgtatattttatttctaacttactttcctttttttttgctACATTTTAACAAATCAGATTTTTTATGAGTTTCTTCATATCATTTCCATCACAATCGAAAGAGAAACTGCACTATGGCTCAGAAAAGTTATAATTAACTATAATTAGCTGCTAAAAAAAGTGATGGTCAAGTAAGGAACATTATTAGTGTCCTTAAATCCTACATAATTGagatacaaaattaaatattaacaaagaAGTTTTAAACGGAcactaaaatcataaaaaaaaatagtcgtGTCTTCCATAGTCCCCACTAATTCATTAACAACCTATGTAGCACAAATACGGATACGAACACTGATACGACACAAATACGGACacggagatacgtataatctctaaaataggaCACGGGGatacgaatctatatattatataattttgtattatataaattaaaaataaatatttatgggcaaaagtatttttcaaattcttttgggagcaggaagatatttttcatgactggttcaaaagaatttgttctttatttttataattataataaaaatttatacaataaatttcagtttttagaaaattattgtatttataccttttaaaattgtgttagaatcgtgctagaattttcaaaaattcaacaaatattttttgaattgaacacttgaCCGATAAGTGTCCTACAAGTGTCGAAATCAATACGTGTGTCTAACACGGATacgtcatttaagagaagtgtccgAGCCTCATAGTTAACAACCTTTGGATTAGTATCAACTTAATGGGACACTAGACTCACTTTAAGTATCATTTAGTGTTtcccttttattttttgtgtgaGTTTTTTGGGGAggctaatattattatttcttgtagTGGCCGAAGATATtgctcattaactttgcaaatAATTCATCCAACGAATAACCACAATATGCGTAAGTTTATTTACTTAATAAAATggtttcttttctaaataaaatgaatttgataattaatcaaattttgaatataaagaCAATTGAGAATATCATTTCTTTTTTAGATgcaatttcttttaattttttaattcaataaagTTTGCAAATAAATGAATctaaaaaagaagaaacaaataattttgtatatattatttcaataatattgaTAGGAAATTTTTATAGTATAAACATACT
The sequence above is a segment of the Phaseolus vulgaris cultivar G19833 chromosome 2, P. vulgaris v2.0, whole genome shotgun sequence genome. Coding sequences within it:
- the LOC137811949 gene encoding (3S,6E)-nerolidol synthase 1-like, with the translated sequence MAFVHSIFASPNHPIFSPNILAVKLTPEHAHCSKSHNIHIPKSGKVRDDLQIRHAKALEEVKQGLLGNARKSADHGLFMVDSIQRLGIEHHFEEEIEAILKRKQLMLRVNSHKGNDYQELSEVALQFRLLRQEGYYIHADIFDKFLDNKGKLKFTFCEDINGLVALFEASQLSIEGEDNLHEAEESSRQYLNMWLSRFHDHPQVKVVADSLRYPFHKSLPRFISINSLQSQKTEWTSSLKELSRIDADMISSLHLKEIFAVSKWWKELGLANGLTFARDEPIKWYMWPMECLPDPRLSEARIEITKPISLVYILDDIFDFCANIDELILFTEAVKRWDMAAMEQLPEYMKGSFLALYSITNEFAFKVNIKHGWNPISTLVKSWVGLLNAFLEEARWFGSGYVPKAEEYLKNGIVSTGVHLILVHSFFLIGEGITEETVTLLDELPTLISTTATILRLCDDLEGDQDVNGDGNDGSYLKCYMREHPEVSIEEAREHVSELISKAWKNLNQECLTDANPFPSSFTKVCLNAARMVPLMYSYDKNTPSKLEEYVKSLLLCAKSPQDHTIVS